Proteins from a genomic interval of Pseudomonas paeninsulae:
- a CDS encoding sensor domain-containing protein: protein MLALLLWQLQLESQHLLDNQRQLNHAFNVQLANNISLSMELKAQAGMVMLQQNTAAPGPGEIDENLLRSLQGAFSSLHSLAWIGPRGDIQTDTQALADDPQYLAGLIQRSNGSAYHYAFNTRDGGLIYLLLRQNEGGSPSGYWVLRLTAEALRNWMYQHHQSPYRWQLEDHQAQLTLASQQADSATDNASVAPISAADRQQSILLAPLNGSDWQLRALFDERSARAQLLPALTSKLLLFTLCVVLTLLALYRLLREQRSLHELNTASRRSLRQAASALGAIEERVLVTDSNGQLSYLNSQAEELFGLRSTDAHNWHLLQLLPRLDPLRLHDGALPNNPAADLVEIQQDGMLRLFAISRSDLAEPAKRLGFVWVLRDVTEQQHATRVLQETRRRYQDIFEGTGTALCVLDLAALPEYLQQQQIHDGASLRRWLLAHPQRHAELLHLLRFTEANQVALRLLGVDSVEHAWQHLIDSGPLRPEGFRVQLLTALLEGAGQLELECQISTPQGHERHLWLLLRLPESAQELNAVTLSISDITSRKRIELSLIERERFWADVVRAVPDTLYVHDLLSKSVLFSNHHLGLQLGYSTFELKALGEHFLEHILHPDDSDYYWRIRNLQQVIGDGVLLESQLRWRHRNGTWRWFSIREQALARDASGRVSRLIGVAKDVTEQIESSESLRNSEQRYRLLAESTSDVIFSTDSNLHLNYVSPSVEPVLGHPPEWILANSFDSLAANPQQLAGLSILLERIHGALGSPLRMIALREQFQPQLFVFDCLRADGRKIPVELRLVPMWDENSHFEGLLGVGRDISQQRRAEKELRMAATVFEHSTAAILVTDPAGYIVQVNKAFSRVSGYSSAQVLDQLPGMLTADRQQASHLNYVLNQLHQRGSWEGEIWLKRRDGESFPAWVGITAVHDEEGDLVSYVCFFSDISERKASEQRIHRLAYYDALTLLPNRTLFQDRLHTALQHGERHQEWVVLMFLDLDRFKPINDSLGHAAGDRMLKDVAVRLEACVDSDDTVARMGGDEFTLLLQSCATREGALNRAIHVAEQILASLAQPFVLEGREFFVTASIGIALSPQDGNELSQLMKNADTAMYHAKEHGKNNFQFYQAEMNASALERLELESDLRHALEQQEFILYYQPQFSGNGQRLTGVEALLRWQHPVRGLVPPDDFIPVLEELGLVVQVGDWVLAESCRQLKSWHAAKIRVPKISVNLSARQFSEGALAQRIATILEDSGVAPACVELELTESILMQDVASALRTLNDLKRLGLCIAIDDFGTGYSSLNYLKQFPIDVLKIDRSFVDGLPHGEQDAQIARAIIAMAHSLNLSVIAEGVETQAQLDFLRIHDCDEVQGYLLGRPMPAHQFAAQFSGAALFMLG, encoded by the coding sequence ATGCTGGCGTTGCTGCTGTGGCAACTGCAGCTGGAGTCGCAGCATTTACTCGACAACCAGCGCCAACTCAACCATGCATTCAACGTGCAACTGGCCAATAACATCAGCCTGAGCATGGAGCTGAAGGCTCAGGCCGGCATGGTGATGCTGCAACAAAACACCGCCGCGCCAGGCCCAGGCGAGATCGACGAGAACCTGCTGCGCAGCCTGCAAGGAGCCTTTAGCAGCCTGCACAGTCTGGCCTGGATCGGCCCGCGCGGCGATATCCAGACAGATACCCAAGCCCTGGCGGATGACCCGCAATACCTGGCTGGCCTGATCCAGCGCAGCAACGGCTCGGCTTATCACTATGCGTTCAACACCCGCGATGGCGGGCTGATCTACCTGCTGCTGCGTCAGAACGAGGGTGGCAGCCCGAGCGGTTACTGGGTCTTGCGTCTGACCGCCGAAGCATTGCGCAACTGGATGTATCAACACCACCAGAGCCCCTATCGCTGGCAACTGGAAGACCACCAGGCGCAACTTACGCTTGCCAGCCAGCAGGCCGACTCGGCCACCGACAACGCGAGCGTGGCGCCGATAAGCGCTGCCGATCGGCAACAGAGCATTCTCCTGGCGCCGCTCAACGGCAGCGACTGGCAACTGCGCGCCCTGTTCGACGAACGCAGTGCCCGCGCCCAATTGTTACCCGCGCTGACCAGCAAACTCCTGCTATTCACCCTCTGCGTCGTGCTAACTCTGCTCGCCCTGTACCGCCTGCTGCGCGAACAGCGCAGCCTGCATGAACTCAATACGGCCTCGCGCCGCTCGCTGCGCCAGGCGGCCAGTGCGCTGGGGGCTATCGAGGAACGCGTGCTGGTCACCGACAGCAATGGCCAGCTGAGTTACCTCAACTCCCAGGCCGAGGAATTGTTCGGTTTACGCAGCACCGACGCGCATAACTGGCACCTGCTGCAACTGCTGCCACGCCTCGATCCGCTGCGCCTGCACGACGGCGCCTTGCCTAACAACCCTGCCGCCGACTTGGTCGAGATCCAGCAGGATGGCATGCTCCGCCTGTTCGCGATAAGCCGCAGCGACCTCGCTGAGCCGGCCAAGCGCCTGGGCTTCGTCTGGGTGTTGCGCGACGTCACCGAGCAACAGCATGCCACCCGCGTGTTGCAGGAAACCCGCCGACGCTACCAGGATATCTTCGAAGGCACCGGCACCGCGCTCTGCGTCCTGGACCTGGCCGCGCTACCGGAGTACCTGCAACAGCAACAGATACATGACGGTGCGAGTCTGAGGCGCTGGCTGCTCGCCCACCCGCAGCGGCATGCCGAGCTGCTGCACCTGCTGCGTTTCACCGAGGCCAACCAGGTCGCCCTGCGCCTGCTCGGCGTCGACTCCGTCGAACACGCCTGGCAGCACCTGATCGACAGCGGCCCGCTGCGCCCCGAGGGCTTCCGCGTGCAACTGCTCACGGCCCTGCTCGAGGGTGCCGGCCAGCTCGAACTGGAATGCCAGATCAGCACCCCGCAAGGCCACGAGCGTCACCTGTGGCTGCTGCTGCGCCTGCCGGAAAGCGCGCAAGAACTGAATGCAGTAACCCTGAGCATCAGCGACATTACCAGTCGCAAACGCATCGAGCTGTCGCTGATCGAGCGCGAACGTTTCTGGGCGGATGTGGTGCGCGCGGTACCGGACACCCTCTACGTGCACGACCTGCTGAGCAAAAGCGTGCTGTTCAGCAACCACCACCTGGGCCTGCAACTGGGCTACAGCACGTTTGAGCTGAAAGCCCTGGGCGAGCACTTCTTGGAGCACATCCTGCACCCGGACGACAGCGACTATTACTGGCGCATCCGCAACCTGCAGCAGGTAATCGGCGACGGTGTGCTGCTCGAATCCCAGCTGCGCTGGCGCCATCGCAACGGCACCTGGCGCTGGTTCAGCATCCGCGAGCAGGCCCTGGCCCGCGATGCCAGCGGCCGTGTCAGCCGCCTGATCGGGGTGGCCAAAGACGTCACCGAGCAGATCGAAAGCAGCGAATCGCTGCGCAACAGCGAGCAGCGTTACCGGCTGCTGGCCGAGAGCACCAGCGATGTGATTTTTTCCACCGACAGCAACCTGCACCTCAACTACGTCAGCCCCTCGGTGGAACCGGTGCTCGGCCATCCACCAGAATGGATTCTGGCCAACAGCTTCGACAGCCTGGCTGCCAACCCCCAGCAATTGGCCGGCCTGTCGATATTGCTCGAGCGGATACACGGAGCGCTCGGTAGCCCCCTGCGCATGATCGCGTTACGCGAGCAGTTCCAGCCGCAACTGTTCGTCTTCGACTGCCTGCGCGCCGATGGACGGAAAATTCCGGTCGAGTTGCGCCTGGTGCCGATGTGGGATGAGAACAGTCATTTCGAAGGCCTGCTCGGTGTGGGCCGCGACATCAGCCAGCAGCGCCGTGCGGAAAAAGAGCTGCGCATGGCCGCCACGGTATTCGAACATTCCACCGCGGCGATCCTGGTCACCGACCCGGCCGGCTACATCGTCCAGGTCAACAAGGCCTTCAGTCGAGTCAGCGGTTATTCCTCGGCCCAGGTTCTCGACCAGTTGCCGGGCATGCTCACTGCCGACCGCCAACAGGCCAGTCACCTGAATTATGTTCTCAACCAACTCCATCAGCGCGGTAGCTGGGAAGGTGAAATCTGGCTCAAGCGTCGCGACGGCGAGAGTTTCCCGGCCTGGGTTGGGATCACCGCCGTACACGACGAAGAGGGCGACCTGGTCAGTTACGTGTGCTTCTTCAGCGACATCAGCGAGCGCAAGGCCAGCGAACAGCGCATCCATCGCCTGGCCTACTACGACGCCCTGACCCTGCTGCCCAACCGCACGCTGTTCCAGGATCGCCTGCACACCGCCCTGCAACACGGCGAACGGCATCAGGAATGGGTGGTACTGATGTTCCTCGACCTCGACCGTTTCAAGCCGATCAACGATTCCCTCGGCCACGCCGCCGGCGACCGCATGCTCAAGGACGTCGCCGTGCGCCTGGAGGCCTGCGTAGACAGCGACGACACCGTGGCACGCATGGGCGGCGACGAATTCACCCTGCTGCTGCAGTCGTGCGCCACTCGCGAAGGTGCACTGAACCGGGCGATTCATGTTGCCGAGCAGATTCTTGCCAGCCTGGCTCAGCCGTTCGTGCTTGAAGGCCGCGAATTCTTCGTCACCGCCAGCATTGGCATCGCCCTCAGCCCACAGGACGGCAACGAGCTCAGCCAGCTGATGAAGAACGCCGACACGGCGATGTACCACGCCAAGGAACACGGCAAAAACAACTTCCAGTTCTATCAAGCGGAAATGAACGCCAGCGCCCTGGAACGCCTGGAGCTGGAGAGTGACCTGCGTCATGCCCTCGAACAGCAGGAATTCATTCTTTACTACCAACCGCAGTTCTCCGGCAACGGCCAACGCCTGACCGGCGTCGAAGCCCTGTTGCGCTGGCAGCATCCAGTGCGCGGCCTGGTGCCGCCGGATGACTTTATCCCGGTGTTGGAAGAGCTTGGTCTGGTGGTGCAAGTCGGCGACTGGGTCCTGGCCGAGTCCTGCCGCCAACTGAAGAGCTGGCACGCAGCAAAGATCCGGGTGCCGAAGATCTCGGTCAACCTGTCGGCCCGGCAGTTCAGCGAGGGCGCACTGGCTCAGCGCATCGCCACGATACTCGAAGACAGCGGCGTCGCCCCGGCTTGCGTGGAGCTGGAACTGACCGAAAGCATCCTGATGCAGGACGTGGCGAGCGCCCTGCGCACCCTCAACGACCTGAAAAGACTTGGCCTGTGCATCGCCATCGACGACTTCGGCACCGGCTACTCGTCGCTCAACTACCTCAAGCAGTTTCCCATCGACGTGTTGAAGATCGACCGCAGCTTCGTCGACGGCCTGCCGCATGGCGAACAGGACGCGCAAATTGCCCGCGCCATCATTGCCATGGCCCACAGCCTGAACCTTTCAGTAATCGCCGAAGGCGTGGAGACCCAGGCGCAACTGGACTTCCTGCGCATCCACGATTGCGATGAAGTACAAGGCTACCTGCTCGGCCGACCCATGCCCGCCCACCAGTTCGCCGCCCAGTTCAGCGGTGCCGCGCTGTTTATGCTCGGCTAG
- the glyA gene encoding serine hydroxymethyltransferase: MFSRDLNLARFDAELFATMEQEAQRQEEHIELIASENYCSPAVMEAQGSVLTNKYAEGYPGKRYYGGCEYVDVVEQLAIDRAKQLFGADYANVQPHSGSQANAAVYMALLNPGDTVLGMSLAHGGHLTHGASVSFSGKIYHAVQYGIDNVSGLIDYDEVERLAVEHQPKMIIAGFSAYSQVLDFPRFRAIADKVGAYLFVDMAHVAGLVAAGVYPNPLPFADVVTTTTHKTLRGPRGGLILARANEALEKKFNSAVFPGGQGGPLEHVIAAKAVCFKEALQPEFKAYQQQVVKNAQTMASVFIDNGYDVVSGGTENHLFLLSLIKQDITGKDADAALGRAFITVNKNSVPNDPRSPFVTSGLRIGTPAVTTRGFKEDECRQLAGWICEILANLGDDSVEARIREQVKALCARFPVYGN, encoded by the coding sequence ATGTTCAGCCGTGATTTGAATCTTGCTCGTTTTGACGCCGAACTGTTTGCCACGATGGAGCAAGAAGCCCAGCGCCAGGAAGAACATATCGAGCTGATCGCCTCGGAAAACTACTGCAGCCCAGCGGTGATGGAAGCCCAGGGTTCGGTGCTGACCAACAAGTACGCCGAAGGCTACCCGGGCAAGCGTTACTACGGTGGCTGCGAATACGTCGATGTGGTCGAGCAGCTGGCCATCGACCGGGCCAAGCAGCTGTTCGGCGCCGATTACGCCAACGTCCAGCCGCACTCCGGCAGCCAGGCCAACGCCGCCGTGTACATGGCCCTGCTCAACCCGGGCGACACCGTACTGGGCATGAGCCTGGCGCATGGCGGCCACCTGACCCACGGCGCCAGCGTCAGCTTCTCCGGCAAGATCTATCATGCCGTGCAGTACGGCATCGACAACGTTTCCGGCCTGATCGACTACGACGAAGTCGAGCGCCTGGCCGTCGAGCACCAGCCGAAGATGATCATCGCCGGCTTCTCCGCCTACTCCCAGGTCCTGGATTTCCCACGTTTCCGCGCCATCGCCGACAAGGTCGGGGCCTACCTGTTCGTCGACATGGCTCACGTCGCCGGTCTGGTTGCCGCTGGTGTGTACCCGAATCCGCTGCCGTTCGCCGACGTGGTCACCACCACCACCCACAAGACCCTGCGCGGCCCGCGCGGCGGCCTAATCCTGGCCCGCGCCAACGAAGCGCTGGAGAAGAAATTCAACTCAGCCGTGTTCCCAGGCGGCCAGGGCGGCCCGCTGGAGCACGTGATCGCGGCCAAGGCAGTGTGTTTCAAGGAGGCCCTGCAACCCGAGTTCAAGGCCTACCAGCAGCAAGTGGTGAAGAACGCCCAGACCATGGCCAGCGTGTTTATCGACAACGGCTATGACGTGGTCTCCGGCGGCACCGAGAACCACCTGTTCCTGCTTAGCCTGATCAAGCAGGACATCACCGGTAAAGACGCCGACGCCGCCCTGGGTCGCGCCTTCATCACGGTGAACAAGAACAGCGTGCCCAACGACCCGCGCTCGCCCTTCGTCACCTCGGGCCTGCGCATCGGCACCCCGGCCGTGACCACCCGCGGTTTCAAGGAAGACGAGTGCCGCCAACTGGCCGGCTGGATCTGCGAGATCCTTGCCAACCTGGGCGACGACTCGGTCGAAGCGCGCATCCGCGAGCAAGTCAAAGCGCTCTGCGCCAGGTTCCCGGTCTACGGCAACTAA
- a CDS encoding PilZ domain-containing protein, with translation MSDTSNERRRFQRIAFDAPTEIIQGERRWVVELHDVSLKGLLIKRPQQWNGDPNHPFNASIQLAEDARVEMEVVLTRTHGELLGFICRHIDLDSISHLRRLVELNLGDETLLERELAALGERD, from the coding sequence ATGAGCGACACGAGCAACGAGCGTAGACGCTTTCAGCGCATCGCCTTCGACGCCCCCACCGAGATCATTCAGGGGGAGCGCCGCTGGGTTGTCGAACTGCATGACGTATCGCTCAAGGGGCTGCTGATCAAACGTCCGCAGCAGTGGAATGGCGATCCCAATCACCCCTTCAACGCCAGTATCCAGCTCGCCGAGGACGCCCGCGTGGAGATGGAAGTGGTCCTGACCCGCACCCATGGCGAGCTGCTCGGCTTCATCTGCCGGCATATCGACCTCGATTCGATCAGCCACCTGCGGCGCCTGGTGGAGCTCAACCTCGGTGATGAAACCCTGCTGGAGCGCGAACTGGCGGCGCTGGGCGAAAGGGACTGA
- the radA gene encoding DNA repair protein RadA codes for MAKAKRMYGCTECGATFPKWAGQCGECSTWNTLTETMIEAHAVAPSGRSGWTGQQTQLKTLAEVSVEEMPRFSTASGELDRVLGGGLVDGSVVLIGGDPGIGKSTILLQTLCNIATRFPALYVTGEESQQQVAMRARRLGLPQDKLKVMTETCIESIIATARLEKPKVMVIDSIQTIFTEQLQSAPGGVSQVRESAALLVRYAKQSGTAIFLVGHVTKDGSLAGPRVLEHMVDTVLYFEGESDGRLRLLRAVKNRFGAINELGVFGMTDKGLKEVTNPSAIFLTRAQEEVPGSVVMATWEGTRPMLVEVQALVDISHMANPRRVTLGLDQNRLAMLLAVLHRHGGIPTHDQDVFLNVVGGVKVLETASDLALMAAVISSLRNKPLAHDLLVFGEVGLSGEVRPVPSGQERLKEAAKHGFKRAIVPKGNAPKEAPAGLQVIAVTRLEQALDALFD; via the coding sequence ATGGCCAAGGCCAAGCGCATGTACGGCTGCACCGAGTGTGGCGCCACCTTTCCCAAGTGGGCCGGGCAATGCGGCGAATGCAGCACTTGGAACACCCTGACCGAAACCATGATCGAAGCCCATGCGGTTGCGCCCAGCGGACGCAGCGGCTGGACGGGGCAGCAGACGCAGCTGAAAACCCTGGCAGAAGTCAGTGTCGAGGAAATGCCGCGTTTTTCCACCGCATCAGGCGAACTGGATCGGGTGCTCGGTGGCGGCCTGGTAGACGGCTCGGTGGTGCTGATCGGCGGTGATCCAGGGATCGGCAAGTCGACCATCCTGTTGCAGACCCTGTGCAATATCGCCACGCGCTTTCCCGCGCTCTATGTCACTGGTGAGGAATCCCAGCAGCAGGTAGCCATGCGCGCCCGCCGCCTGGGCCTGCCGCAAGACAAACTTAAGGTGATGACCGAAACCTGCATCGAAAGCATCATCGCCACCGCGCGGCTGGAAAAGCCCAAGGTCATGGTGATCGACTCGATCCAGACCATCTTCACCGAGCAATTGCAGTCGGCCCCCGGCGGCGTGTCCCAGGTGCGCGAGAGTGCGGCCTTGCTGGTGCGATACGCCAAGCAGAGCGGCACGGCGATCTTCCTGGTCGGTCACGTGACCAAGGATGGCTCGCTGGCTGGTCCGCGAGTGCTCGAACACATGGTCGATACCGTGCTGTATTTCGAGGGCGAGTCCGATGGCCGCCTGCGCCTGCTGCGGGCGGTGAAGAACCGCTTCGGTGCGATCAACGAGCTGGGTGTGTTCGGCATGACCGACAAGGGGCTCAAGGAAGTCACCAACCCGTCGGCGATCTTCCTTACCCGCGCCCAGGAAGAAGTGCCGGGCAGCGTGGTGATGGCCACCTGGGAAGGCACCCGGCCGATGCTGGTGGAGGTGCAGGCGCTGGTCGACATCAGCCATATGGCCAACCCGCGGCGCGTCACCCTGGGCCTGGATCAGAACCGTCTGGCCATGCTACTGGCCGTGCTGCACCGCCACGGTGGCATCCCCACCCATGACCAGGACGTGTTCCTCAATGTGGTCGGCGGGGTCAAGGTGCTGGAAACAGCGTCCGACCTGGCGCTGATGGCGGCGGTGATCTCCAGCCTGCGCAACAAGCCGCTGGCCCATGATTTGCTGGTGTTCGGCGAGGTTGGCCTGTCCGGCGAGGTGCGCCCGGTACCGAGCGGTCAGGAGCGCCTGAAGGAAGCCGCCAAACACGGCTTCAAACGCGCCATCGTGCCCAAGGGCAATGCCCCCAAGGAGGCGCCGGCAGGGTTGCAGGTTATCGCGGTAACCCGTCTGGAACAGGCGCTTGATGCGTTGTTCGACTAA
- a CDS encoding YdcH family protein: MHIEHHPLIHDFPELRAELHDLRQADPDFSRLADEYETLDKRICRVEEGIELLADDALAVLKRERVDLKDQVAKRLAPPAAQCCGCCKG; this comes from the coding sequence ATGCATATCGAACATCACCCCTTGATTCATGATTTCCCCGAACTACGTGCCGAGTTGCACGATTTGCGTCAGGCCGACCCGGACTTCTCACGTCTGGCCGATGAATACGAGACGCTGGATAAGCGTATTTGCCGCGTCGAAGAGGGTATCGAGCTGCTGGCCGATGATGCCTTGGCCGTGTTGAAGCGCGAACGTGTTGACCTCAAAGATCAGGTGGCCAAGCGCCTCGCTCCCCCTGCCGCTCAGTGCTGCGGTTGCTGCAAGGGCTGA
- a CDS encoding YdcH family protein, which produces MPLQYHPLSREFPQFEPQMRALLQVDGHFARMAEEYEQLDKRIYEVLGGRVAMDELQLQGLKMQRVVLKDEIETLLRNGAAG; this is translated from the coding sequence ATGCCATTGCAATATCATCCACTCAGCCGCGAGTTTCCACAGTTTGAACCGCAAATGCGCGCCTTGTTGCAGGTTGACGGTCATTTCGCCCGTATGGCCGAGGAGTACGAGCAGCTGGATAAACGTATCTATGAGGTGCTAGGTGGCCGGGTGGCAATGGACGAGTTGCAGCTACAGGGCCTGAAAATGCAGAGGGTTGTCCTCAAGGACGAAATCGAAACCTTGCTGCGCAACGGTGCGGCGGGTTGA
- a CDS encoding EAL domain-containing protein, translating into MNTPSNCSACRDGEKLEFPITMAFQPILDLAKQEIFAHEALVRGVTGESAGSLLARVNTDNRYAFDQSCRIKAVEWAAKLRVPAMVSINFMPNAVYRAETCIRATLEAARRCNFPLERIIFEVTEQEQVLDIAHLTNILRAYRKQGFMTAIDDFGAGYAGLNLLADFQPDLIKLDMALIRNIDQDSVRQILVEATLQMCRKLNIRVIAEGIESTGELDALRDMGVELFQGYLFAKPGFETLPDVRFPY; encoded by the coding sequence ATGAACACGCCTTCAAACTGTTCCGCCTGCCGAGACGGGGAAAAGCTGGAGTTCCCCATTACCATGGCCTTCCAGCCGATTCTCGACCTGGCCAAACAAGAAATATTTGCCCACGAGGCCCTGGTGCGCGGCGTCACGGGGGAGTCGGCCGGCAGCCTGCTAGCCCGGGTCAATACCGACAACCGCTATGCCTTCGACCAAAGCTGCCGGATCAAGGCGGTGGAATGGGCGGCTAAGTTGAGAGTGCCGGCCATGGTTTCGATCAATTTCATGCCGAACGCCGTGTACCGCGCGGAAACCTGTATCCGCGCCACCCTGGAAGCGGCTCGGCGCTGCAATTTTCCGCTCGAGCGGATCATCTTCGAGGTCACCGAGCAGGAGCAGGTGCTGGATATCGCTCACCTCACCAATATCCTCAGGGCCTACCGCAAGCAGGGCTTCATGACTGCCATCGACGACTTCGGTGCGGGCTATGCCGGCCTCAACCTGCTGGCCGACTTCCAGCCCGACCTGATCAAATTGGACATGGCGCTGATCCGCAACATCGACCAGGACAGCGTGCGGCAGATCCTGGTCGAGGCAACCCTGCAGATGTGCCGCAAGCTGAATATCCGCGTGATCGCCGAAGGCATTGAAAGCACTGGCGAACTCGATGCGCTGCGCGACATGGGGGTGGAACTGTTTCAGGGTTACCTGTTCGCCAAGCCGGGTTTCGAGACCCTGCCCGACGTACGCTTTCCCTACTGA
- the mscL gene encoding large-conductance mechanosensitive channel protein MscL — MSIVSEFKAFAVKGNVVDMAVGIIIGVAFGKIVSSFVGDVVMPPIGLLIGGIDFSDLAITLKAAEGDLPAVILSYGKFIQTLLDFVIVALAIFMAVKVINRLKREEAVAPSLPPAPSPEETLLTEIRDLLKTQQSKE; from the coding sequence ATGAGTATCGTCAGCGAATTCAAGGCCTTCGCCGTCAAGGGCAATGTGGTCGACATGGCCGTGGGCATCATCATCGGCGTGGCCTTCGGCAAGATTGTCTCGTCCTTCGTCGGCGATGTGGTCATGCCGCCTATCGGCCTTCTGATCGGCGGCATCGATTTCTCCGACCTGGCGATTACCCTCAAGGCTGCCGAGGGCGACCTGCCGGCAGTGATCCTCAGCTACGGCAAGTTTATCCAGACCCTGCTGGATTTTGTGATCGTAGCCCTCGCCATTTTCATGGCCGTTAAGGTGATCAATCGACTCAAGCGCGAGGAAGCCGTAGCCCCGAGCCTACCGCCGGCGCCAAGCCCGGAAGAAACCCTGCTGACCGAGATTCGCGACCTGCTCAAGACCCAGCAAAGCAAGGAATAG
- a CDS encoding ferredoxin--NADP reductase, with translation MTASEDKFTRQILSDVHVWSPSLFSLRCSRDSGFRFRAGQFARLGVQKADGTIVWRAYSMVSAPHDDFLEFFSIVVPGGEFTSELSRLKAGDSLLVDKQAFGFLTLDRFIDGRDLWLLASGTGLAPFLSILQDFEVWQRFERIVLVYSARTVSELAYQPLIHGLKELEHLAEYGDKLTYLPLVTREQASGCLPGRITTLLTDGALEHAADLALSPAHSRLMLCGNPQMIDDTRKLLKQRDLQLSLNRRPGQVAVENYW, from the coding sequence ATGACCGCCAGTGAAGACAAGTTCACCCGGCAGATATTGAGTGACGTGCATGTGTGGTCGCCGAGTCTGTTCAGCCTGCGTTGTTCGCGCGATTCCGGGTTCCGTTTCCGCGCCGGACAGTTCGCCCGGCTTGGCGTGCAGAAGGCCGACGGCACTATCGTCTGGCGTGCCTATTCGATGGTTTCGGCGCCGCATGACGATTTTCTCGAATTCTTCTCCATCGTCGTGCCCGGCGGCGAATTCACCTCCGAGTTGAGTCGCCTCAAGGCTGGCGACAGCTTGCTGGTGGACAAGCAGGCTTTCGGTTTTCTGACCCTCGACCGTTTTATCGATGGCCGCGATCTTTGGCTGCTGGCCAGCGGCACCGGCCTGGCGCCCTTTCTGTCGATTCTCCAGGACTTCGAGGTCTGGCAGCGGTTCGAGCGCATCGTCCTGGTCTACAGTGCGCGCACCGTCAGCGAACTGGCCTATCAACCGTTGATTCACGGACTCAAGGAGCTGGAACACCTTGCCGAGTACGGCGACAAGCTGACCTACCTGCCGTTGGTGACCCGCGAACAGGCGTCAGGCTGTCTGCCTGGGCGCATCACCACGCTACTGACCGACGGCGCCCTGGAGCACGCCGCCGACCTGGCCCTGAGCCCCGCGCACTCGCGATTGATGCTCTGTGGCAATCCGCAAATGATCGACGACACGCGCAAGCTCCTGAAACAGCGCGACTTGCAGTTGAGCCTGAACCGTCGGCCGGGCCAGGTGGCGGTCGAGAATTACTGGTGA
- a CDS encoding class I SAM-dependent methyltransferase gives MPIFVTPFAQLDLIRQPEQQAEPLQAFDAADEYLLNHLHEQGLPADARVLLFNDSFGALAANLAGQAQVTSSGDSHLGYLGLQANLARNHLPADAVSFVPANATAQGPFDRVVIRIPKTLALLEEQLIRLHGQLAPGALVIAAAMVKHLPRAAGDLLERYIGPVQASLAVKKARLLLATPTDKPAPASPYPSRYRLDKPAIELLNHANVFCREDLDIGTRAFLPHLPKHLSRMRVADLGCGNGVLGIAYALGSPQAELCLVDESYMAVQSARENWRAALGERPVEVRAGDGLAEQTADSLDLVLCNPPFHQQQVVGDFLAWRMFQQARAALVTGGELWIVGNRHLGYHAKLKRLFRGVEQVAATPKFVVLKAIK, from the coding sequence ATGCCTATATTCGTTACGCCCTTTGCCCAGCTCGACCTGATCCGCCAGCCCGAACAGCAGGCCGAACCCCTGCAGGCCTTCGATGCCGCCGACGAGTACCTGCTCAACCACCTGCATGAGCAGGGCTTGCCCGCGGATGCGCGCGTGCTGCTGTTCAACGACAGCTTCGGCGCCCTGGCGGCCAATTTGGCCGGCCAGGCCCAGGTCACCAGCAGCGGTGACTCGCACCTGGGCTACCTGGGTCTGCAGGCCAACCTGGCGCGCAATCACTTGCCGGCAGACGCGGTCAGCTTCGTGCCAGCCAACGCAACGGCGCAGGGTCCGTTCGACCGGGTCGTGATCCGCATCCCCAAGACCCTGGCGCTGCTGGAAGAACAACTGATCCGCCTGCACGGCCAACTGGCGCCCGGCGCCCTGGTGATCGCCGCCGCCATGGTCAAACACCTGCCGCGCGCGGCGGGCGATCTGCTGGAGCGTTATATCGGCCCGGTACAGGCCTCGCTGGCGGTGAAGAAAGCACGCCTGTTATTGGCCACACCGACCGACAAACCGGCTCCGGCGTCGCCTTATCCGAGCCGCTATCGCCTGGACAAGCCGGCCATCGAACTGCTCAACCACGCCAATGTGTTTTGCCGCGAAGACCTCGATATCGGCACCCGCGCCTTCCTGCCCCATTTGCCCAAACACCTCAGTCGCATGCGCGTAGCGGATCTCGGCTGTGGCAATGGTGTGCTGGGCATCGCCTATGCGCTGGGCAGTCCGCAAGCGGAACTGTGCCTGGTCGACGAGTCCTATATGGCGGTGCAATCGGCGCGGGAGAACTGGCGCGCGGCCCTGGGCGAACGTCCGGTGGAGGTTCGCGCCGGCGACGGCCTGGCCGAGCAGACGGCGGACTCGCTGGACCTGGTGCTGTGCAACCCGCCGTTCCACCAGCAACAGGTGGTTGGCGACTTCCTCGCCTGGCGCATGTTCCAGCAAGCCCGCGCCGCGCTGGTCACAGGCGGCGAGCTATGGATAGTCGGCAACCGTCACCTGGGCTACCACGCCAAGCTCAAGCGCCTGTTCCGCGGCGTCGAGCAGGTGGCGGCGACGCCGAAGTTCGTGGTGCTGAAAGCGATCAAATGA